The nucleotide sequence CTCCTGGCCACTGCCACTGCCACAGGCGCTGGCGGCGACGGCCACTGCGACGAGTGCGGCGAGACCGAGCAGGAGCCGGGCGGATCTGCCCGGTATGCGGCTGATCACCTGGTTTGCGATCACGCGGTGACCTTAGCCTCGATCCACCGACCAGCTTGGTGACGTCGTCTGGTTTCAGGCGAGGTGGTTGTGATCACGTTGGGTGTGAGTGAGTTGCCGGTCTGCCCGGCTTTCCACTGGGGTTCCTTCTCGTGCCGGCGGGGGCTGGTGGTCAGGTGTGTGTCGTGGCGGGCCGGGGGAAGAGGGCGTTGTAGAGCGTGGACCACGCGGTCTGCCAGGGCCAGTTGGTCGGCAGGTGCAGGGTCAGACGCCGGGCGGAGGTGGCGATCCGGGCGGGGACGGTGATGAGTTTGCGGCGGATCGTCGCGGTGGTCGCCCTGGTCAGAGTGGGGGTCTTGGTCAGGGTCGCGGCGGCGCGGGTGAGGTTGAACGCCATGACCGCGCAGACGAGCCAGGCCGCGTTGGCGTTGAACACCCCGGAGGGCAGGTGGGCCAGCGCGGAGGCCTTGAGGTCGGCGTGGACGTTCTCGATGACCGCGTGGGCCCGGTGGGTCTGGTCCGCGGCGACGGTGTCCATCTCGGTGGTGTCGGTGGTGGTGAAGAAGGCGTGGAAGCGCCAGGAATCGAACAACGTGTCCTGGCCTTCGCTGTTGCGGGGGTTGAGATCGGGGATACGGCGGACCACGAGCCGGCCGGGGATCTGGTCGGTCTTGTTCTTGGAGGTGAACGCGGTGAAGGGAACCTCGGCGACCTCGGCACGAGAGTTCCATGTTCTGGTGGTCTCGTCGTAGACGGCGTCGGTGTATTTGATCGTGGTCCAGGCGGTCTCGGCGATGCCGGCGATGGCGCGTTTGACCGCCGGGTCCATCCGCACGGTGATCGAGACGTTCGCGCCGGCCTTCAACGCTGCGGTGACCAGGGCGTGGGAGTAGAACGCCGAGTCCGCCCGGACCAGCACGTCTCGGCCGGCCAGGTGGGTGCGGCGGATCAGGGCGAGGGCGTCGGTGGCCAGACGCGTCGCCCCGCGTGGGGACCCGGCCGAGCCGTTGCGCAGGCGCTGGGCGGCGATCACCGGCGCGAAGGTCTGGCTGGAAACGGTGGCCAGCACGGCGTTCAGGCCCCGCACCCCGGAGTACCCGAACCCCGCGCCCTGCTTCTGATAGCCGTGTACCTCCACGATGGTGTCGTCGATGTCGACCATCACCGTCGCGGTGTCTGCGGTCTCGCCCAGCAGGGCCGTGCGCTGGGTCAGGTTGATCAGAAACCGAGAGGCGATCGCGTCGGCTTGGCGGACATGGCCGAAGGTGAAGGCGCGCAGGAACGAGCCAAGTGTGGAGGGGGCGTAGATGCCGGCGAAGACCTTCCCCATCGCGCCGTGGCGTAGCAGGGCCATGTCGTCGATGCTGTCCGCGCCGGCGGTCATGCCGGCGACCAGGCCCGACAGCTTCAGCCCGGCGTTGGCGCCCTTGTCCGTCGGCACGCTCAGGTGCTCATCGCCCAGCTCGCGCAGCCGTGCCTCGCCGGCCAGGGCCATCGCCGGGACCAGGCCCGCCGACGACACGAGGTTGGGCTCATCGAAGGCCGCCGAGACGACCGGTCGGGTGTGAGAGAGTTGCATCTACGAGATGCCCTTCTTGAGCTGGCGATACGTGCCTTAGACAAGTCGTATCCTCCCAGCTCAGAAGCGCATTCTCACGCTCCCACGCCCTACCACGACACTCCACCTGTCGGTGGATCGAGGCTTAGTGGGGGTGTGCCCGCCGATCCAGCGGGACCGCCTCCGGCGACCACGGCGCAAGACGTTCAAGAACCGGTCACTTGCTGTCATACTCCTCGTCAACCCGCGTGGGAAGCGTGATACGCATGGATGTCTCCCCCCAGCGTCCCCTGTCCCGTCGTCTCTTCGTCGCAGGCCTCGGCGCGACCGCCGCGGCCGTGTCCGCCCCCGGTCTCGTCCGCGTCGACGGCGCTCATGCGGCGCCACCCGGGACCGGCGGCACGTTGCCGGACGGCGTCTTCTCGCTCGGCGTCGCCTCGGGCGACCCGCTGCCGGACGGCGTCGTCCTGTGGACGCGGCTCGCGCCGGACCCGCTCAACGGCGGCGGCCTGCCCGGACGCCCGTACCCCGTCGAGTGGGAGGTCGCCGAGGACGACAACTTCGCCAGCGTCGTCCGCCGCGGCCGGACCGTCGCGCTCCCGCAGCAGGGCCACAGCGTCCACGCCGAGGTCGAGGGTCTCCGGCCGGGCGCCGAGTACGTCTACCGCTTCCGCGCCGGCGGGCAGATCTCGCCAGTCGGCCGCACGAAGACGGCGCCCGCGGGCTCCGTCGCCGCCGTCAGGTTCGCGTTCGCCAGCTGCCAGAACTGGCAGGACGGCTACTTCACCGCCTATCACCACTTGGCCGGTGAGGACCTCGACTTCGTCGCGTTCCTCGGCGACTACATCTACGAGTCCGTGCCGCGCACCACGACCGTCCGCACCCACGAGGGCACCGGCGAGCCGTTCAGCCTGGTCGAGTACCGCAACCGGCACGCCCAGTACCGGTCCGACCCGAACCTTCAGGCCGCGCACGCGAGCTTCCCGTGGATCGTCACCTGGGACGACCACGAGGTCGACAACAACTGGGTGGACGAGATCCCGCAGGACCCCGACCAGCAGAGCCCCGAGGCGTTCCGGGCCCGGCGGCAGGCCGCGTTCCAGGCGTACTACGAGCACATGCCGCTGCGCAGCGGCTCCCGGCCGCGCGGCCTGGACCTGCAGCTGTACCGCCGGCTGCGGTTCGGCGACCTCGTCGACCTGCACGTCGTCGACACCCGGCAGTACCGCTCGGACCAGCCGACGACGCTCGAGCAGGCCGAGACCGCGCCGCTGACGATGACCGGCGACGAGCAGGAGCGCTGGCTCGTCGACGGCCTCACCGACGGCGAGACGCGCTGGAACCTGCTGGCCAACCAGGTGATGTGGGCGCAGAACGACCGCACGGCCGGCGAGGTCGACACGTTCGACTTCGACAACTGGGACGGCTACCGCGTCCAGCGCCGCCGGCTGCTGGAGGTGTTCGGCGGCGGCGCCGTGGACAACCCGGTCGTGCTGACGGGGGACCGGCACTGCACCTGGGTGGCCGACCTGCACCCCGACTTCGACGACCCGTCGTCGCCGGTCGTCGGCGCGGAGCTGACCGGCACGTCGATCTCGTCCGGCGGCAACTCCGACCCGGTCGCGTTCCAGAACACGTACCGGCCGATCGCCGAGGAGAGCCCGCACTGGAAGTACTTCGACAACCAGCGCGGTTACGTCGTCTGCGACGTGACGCCGGAGCGGCTGCTCAGCTCGCTGCGGCTGGT is from Jiangella alkaliphila and encodes:
- a CDS encoding IS1380 family transposase: MQLSHTRPVVSAAFDEPNLVSSAGLVPAMALAGEARLRELGDEHLSVPTDKGANAGLKLSGLVAGMTAGADSIDDMALLRHGAMGKVFAGIYAPSTLGSFLRAFTFGHVRQADAIASRFLINLTQRTALLGETADTATVMVDIDDTIVEVHGYQKQGAGFGYSGVRGLNAVLATVSSQTFAPVIAAQRLRNGSAGSPRGATRLATDALALIRRTHLAGRDVLVRADSAFYSHALVTAALKAGANVSITVRMDPAVKRAIAGIAETAWTTIKYTDAVYDETTRTWNSRAEVAEVPFTAFTSKNKTDQIPGRLVVRRIPDLNPRNSEGQDTLFDSWRFHAFFTTTDTTEMDTVAADQTHRAHAVIENVHADLKASALAHLPSGVFNANAAWLVCAVMAFNLTRAAATLTKTPTLTRATTATIRRKLITVPARIATSARRLTLHLPTNWPWQTAWSTLYNALFPRPATTHT
- a CDS encoding alkaline phosphatase D family protein; the protein is MDVSPQRPLSRRLFVAGLGATAAAVSAPGLVRVDGAHAAPPGTGGTLPDGVFSLGVASGDPLPDGVVLWTRLAPDPLNGGGLPGRPYPVEWEVAEDDNFASVVRRGRTVALPQQGHSVHAEVEGLRPGAEYVYRFRAGGQISPVGRTKTAPAGSVAAVRFAFASCQNWQDGYFTAYHHLAGEDLDFVAFLGDYIYESVPRTTTVRTHEGTGEPFSLVEYRNRHAQYRSDPNLQAAHASFPWIVTWDDHEVDNNWVDEIPQDPDQQSPEAFRARRQAAFQAYYEHMPLRSGSRPRGLDLQLYRRLRFGDLVDLHVVDTRQYRSDQPTTLEQAETAPLTMTGDEQERWLVDGLTDGETRWNLLANQVMWAQNDRTAGEVDTFDFDNWDGYRVQRRRLLEVFGGGAVDNPVVLTGDRHCTWVADLHPDFDDPSSPVVGAELTGTSISSGGNSDPVAFQNTYRPIAEESPHWKYFDNQRGYVVCDVTPERLLSSLRLVDTVWQADGATVRTAAEFLVEAGRPGVTVEFEEPRAAEQRAQARRDAGPVYDVDDVDETADLQR